The sequence AAGCAGAGAGTTGGTGATATAGTTACTTTGCCCGTGAGAAAGTGGAAGACGGCTGTCCACAAAGGTAAGTTTCGAGACTACTGTTATTCATCGTGGCATAAATGATTTTGAATAGGAAATTAGAATTACCAGAGCAAAACGTTCAAATACCAAATTAGAAAATGTAGGTAATACTGAGATTGATTGCAACAAAACACCATATCTAATTAATAAACTTGGAGAAAAGTATGGGCAGTTGGTAAATATTTTTTAGTATAGCAAAGTGTTTGGTGGTCTGTTtttgaggactgcagttgctggaagttagagtggtgctggaaaagcacagcagatcaggcagcttccgaggagcaggagggttgacgtttcgggcaaaagcccttcatcagtaacgaGACATTTTGATAGGCTGTCTTGGAAGCTGGAGATCTTTGTAAAGAGGACTCTATGGGAGCGGGAGCAGgagtggatgtgcagagagatccgAGTAGTTCACATGTTaatcaggctttttttttaaaaaaaaagctaacaaAGTATTGGACTTAATTTATAGTGGAGTGGAATTGGAAAAACAAGCGAGTCCTTTAAAATTGGTCAGACGGCACTCGGGGtcttgtgcacagttctggtctacATTATGATAAAATTGATGCAGAGGCACTGGGAAAGGTGTAAGAAAGTTTCACACTGGTGATCTTATCCCCGAGAATGCAGACTTGTAGGGAAAGATCCAAGTGTTTGGGGCTATTTTCAGAAGAGAAATATAATGTGATAGAAATTTTTATGATTATGAAAAGAGGTTTCAAAGGTGGTGAGTAGTGGAGCTGGTATTGACCAAAATAAGGGCTCATAAATGCAAGGTAGTCACTAATACATTTACTGGTTAAAGACACATTTCTTTTGAAACCCCAGAGTGTTAGGATATATAGAACTCATTGTCACAGTGAGTAGTTCAGGAGAATACCATGGATATTGTATATTTAAGGGGACTCTAGATAAACACttaaggaaaaaaaattgtaatttacGTTGATGGGGTGAGATTATGTTCATTTGGAgcctggttcttttttttttttgcaattcctTTTAAATTAGTTGACCTCATCTAATCAATTTTGCCAGTGCAAGCATGTAACAATTCAGGGTGTGTCCtactttctagttttttttatatCAGGTTGAATTCTTAAGCAGTTGGAGAACCATCAGCTAACGAGTGCAGTCAGCATAGATTTTCCAAAGGCAGCTTTATTTTAACCAGTCAAGTAGAATTCTCTACAGCAGCAAAACTAGATGTAGTGGATATTGTAATAAGTTGCAAAAaatatttgataaggtacctgaAAGAGATTTGTGATGAACTTAACGGATCATGGAACTAAGGGGAAATTGGTTACCAGGCGAAAGAGTTGTTTGGAGGGTTAAATGTAAAGGTCCGTATGAAAGGAAGTTTCCCAGAATGGTGAATTAGTTATGTTGAGTGGTGTTCCACCAGCAATCAGTATGCATATAATAAATAGTCTGGGTTTAGAATTTGCATTAACATTTTCTGATGTCACCTGTTTGGAGATTGTACCAGATTGTGAAAGTTAACAGTACCAGCTAAAATGAATAAGATGCCTATAGACAGCAAGTGTAGCTCAACATGgaaaatacattttgaattttaaatgagTTGGGAAAGAGCTACAGATATGCAAATCATTAAATGTGCTAGGGTGGATAAGTAAAGCAATATATTTAgttttgaatatttaaaaaaagttataaaaGATCATGAAGGCATTGTTGAATTTATAATATATCTCAATCTGAAATTGGAATATTCTTTGTTTTTGACCACCTATTATCGGAAATAAACACTGAGTAGAGTCACTAGCTTGATACTAGAGGCAATGGCCTGTAgttatgaaaatatattttgagaaacaaaagaactcagcaggtcaagcagctgtggagagaaaacagaagagTGAACAATTTAGATGTCGACTCCTTGTTAGACTACAGTGcctacacctgaaatgttaacatctTTTCTCTGTACCAATGCCATTGAATCCTCATCCCCCACCATACACAGTACTCTAACTGAGATCCAATGAGGGCTCTGTATAGTTGTAATAGAACTTTctctcctttattttatatttctttagtTTAAAATGGTTAATGAATTCTTTAACAAGTTACAGTGGATTGGAATTAGAGCAGAGctgcaccttttttttttcctctacaGTTCGTTTAAAGGAAGACAAAAGTTGAATAGTTTTGCACACACCTGTGTCAGGTGTGCTTGACTAAAACCTTCTGTGCAAGTATTTTGCTCTCTAATAGGCAACGCTGGTCTGGTTTGATTGACATTTGAGTTACACACTTATTATTCCAGGTGGCGGTGGGATAAGCTGTGTACTTCAAGATAGCAAAGTGTTTGAGAAAGCCGGGGTGAATGTTTCTGTTGTATTTGGCAACCTTTCGGAGGAAGCTGCTAAGCAGATGCGAAGCAGAGGAAAGTCATTGAAAACTAAAGAtggtaaggaggaatttctaaTTTGAAATCTGTTGGTTTATAATTCCCAGCATTTGCCTTTCTCATATTATAgaaacttttctttctttctgtcctgTTCAAACTggcttttgctctctctctctctctctctctctctctctctctctctctctctctctctctcccttttctgaatgtttcttctgcactctgtcaTACAAGCTTTTTGTTGGCTTCTAATTTTCCCTTGTATGTCAACCTACAACAATTGGAAAAGCTGAAAAACAACTTCACGAAAGTAGAATTCAGTCTCCTCCTCCCAGCCACAAAAAAGTGTAAATAATCTTGAATAAAAGCTAATTATCAAACTGCTGCTTTCACGTGAATTGAATAAATTACATTCTGTTTCATTACCTTGGATTTTAAGAGCATTTTGAGTGACATGGCATTAATCAGTTTCGTTTTCTTTGTAAACAGATACCCAATAATTGTTGGTTTCAATTCAGATTTGACCATTTTAATGGACTGATTTGTTTTTGACTGTGTGAATAAAACCAACCATGATGCGTTCCCAAAAACCCACGGCAGAAGAGCCCATGGATCCTCAAGAGTATCACCTACGCAATTTCATTGTTCCCGAAGCTTTGTCCTGCAGATGGCCATAGACAGGATTTCCACataaaaatttaacatttttatccACTTACTGATTTGTATATTGTTCGTATGTGAATTTGGACTTTAGGACCCCAGACTGTGAGTTTGGTCCTAAAGATTTAAGTTCTTAAATTCATGTTCTGCAACCAAGTGGAACACATGAACCTTAGTGAAATTGGAGTTGAATCAATGTGGCGATGTGCAAAGCGCTTTAGAGCAGCTAATCACTATATTTTCTCAAGTTCTCATCAGTTCGAACTATCTATTAAATAGAATTTAatagattgacagggttgttaagaaggcatacagtgttctGGCCTGTagtaatagagggattgagttccggaaccaggaggttatgctgcagctgtacaaagctctgatatggccacacttggagcattgtgtacagttctggtcaccgcattataagaaggatgtggaagctttggaaaggtgcagaggagattagtaggatgttgcctggtatggaaggaatgtcttacgaggaaaggctgagggccttgaggctcttttctttagagagaagctggttaagaggtgacttcatagagtcatacaagataatcagagggttagataggctcCCCCTGTCcaccctttttccaagtatgggaacacgaggggacacaactttaaagtgaggggcaataggtataagacagacgtcagagatagtttatttactcagagagtagtaagggtatggaatgctttgcctgcaacggtagtagattcgctaaGTTTAAGTgctttaagtcgtcattggacaggcatatggacgtacatggaatagtgtaggtggggtgggcttcagattagtatgacaggtcggcgcaacaccgaagggcctgtactgcgctgtaatgttctatgttctatgtgcctTGCATTCACCTTTCAGTCACAAGGCGCAAGTAGGAAGGCTGAACAGCGACTAAATTAATATTTCCTGTTTGACACCAAACTCGGTCAGTATTAGCCCAAAGAATTTCAAGACTCACTTCCTCtaggtaatagagtcatagagatgtacttaATCTTTTGGGATAAATGTTATTTGGTGGTGCTTGTTGCCATCTTCCCAATCACAACCACCTCCTCATTTATAATTGCGCTCTCTTGCGTGCACCATTCTTTGCGTTTACCCTCCTTACCCTCAGTGTTTTTTAAAGCTAGTATATGTAAATTGagggatattgcctggtatggaaggaatgtcttacgagggaaggctgagggccttgaggctcttctcgttagagagaagctggttaagaggtgacttcatagagtcatacaagataatcagagggttagataggctcCCCCTGTCcaccctttttccaagtatgggaacagcaaacacgaggggacacaactttaaagtgaggtgcaataggtataagacagatgtcagagatagtttatttactcagagagtagtaagggtatggaatgctttgcctgcaacggtagtagattcgctaaGTTTAAGTgctttaagtcgtcattggacaggcatatggacgtacatggaatagtgtaggtgggatgggcttcagattagtatgacaggtcggcgcaacaccgaaggccgaagggcctgtactgcgctgtaatgttctatgttctatgtgcctTGCATTCACCTTTCAGTCACAAGGCGCAAGTAGGAAGGCTGAACAGCGACTAAATTAGTATTTCCTGTTTGACACCAAACTCCGTCAGTATTAGCCCAAAGAATTTCAAGACTCACTTCCTCtaggtaatagagtcatagagatgtacttaATCTTTTGGGATAAATGTTATTTGGTGGTGCTTGTTGCCATCTTCCCAATCACAACCACCTCCTCATTTATAATTGCGCTCTCTTGCGTGCACCATTCTTTGCGTTTACCCTCCTTACCCTCAGTGTTTTTTAAAGCTAGTATATGTAAATTGAGGTGCTGAGTTTGTTAGCAGACCCTATTTCAATGCCAGAACAATAATAGGAATGGCTTGGTACCTGAGGAGGAAGAAACTACATTAAAGGATGCTGATAACCTGTTATGTCAGTTGCCAAATGCTGCCACTTTTTCTGACCATGATCACTTATGTTAGCTGTGCAGATTGCCAGTGGGATTTTTCTATCACTGGCCTGTGCATGCTCTGTCACACTGACAACTTTCAAACAATTccataaaaataaatttgaacatGTGCAGTATTTCCAAATTACTGCTGGTTTGCATTGTGCAAACTATTCTACAGTTTGAACAAGATTAATTCTGCAGTTCCCAGATCTGCCTCTAGTTGAAAGGGTTCTGTAATAGAAAGGATACCTTAGTCATAgtgatatatagcatggaaacagaccctttggtccaacccgtccataccaaccagattttccgatctaatctagtcccacttgcccacccggcccatatccctccaaacccttcctattcatatacccatccagatgcctttaaatgttgcaattgtactagtttctaccacttcctctggcagctcattccatacacatactaccctctgcatgaaaaacttgcccttAGAtctctatatctttcctctctcacctaaacctatgccctctagttctgtactctcctaccccagggaaaagagtttgtctagttattcctatccatgcccctcatgatttttataaatttctataaggtcactccctcagtctgtgatgctccaggcaaaacagccccagcctatctaacctctccctatcgctcaaatcctccaaccctggcaacatgcttgtaaatcttttctgaatcctttaaagtttcacaatatccttccaataggaaggagaccagaattgcacacaatattccaacagtggtctaaccaatgtcctgtacagccgcaacatgacctcccaactcctgtactcaatactctgaccaataaattaaATCATACCAAactgcttcttcactatcctatctacctgcgactacttTCAAGggcctatgaacctgcactccaaggtctctttgttcagcaacactgcctaggacctatccattaaatgtataagtcctgctgagatttgctttcacaaaatgcagcacctcacatttatttgaatgaaactccatctgccattccttagcccattggcccatctgatcaagatcctgttgtaatctgaggtaaccttcttcactgtccactacacctccaattttggtgtcatctgcaaacttactaactatacctcttacgctcccatccaaatcatttatataaatgacaaaaagtagtggaccttgtggcactccactggtcacaggactcatTAGACTCCTAGCCTTAACTTTGCTGCAGGCTATGAAGCAACACTTAAAGGAACACTATGAATGTAGCCCTGTCATTTATGAGTGTGTTTTGTTATTTTGGATGCAGGGCAACTGCCTTTTTGTGCCATGGGAGTGAGTTCTGTGATCCATCCCAAGAATCCCCACATTCCAACCATCCATTTCAACTATAGATACTTTGAAATTGAAGAAGCAGATGGTAAGtgtccattttaaaatattttatatattcACTGTTAACTTATCTTTtatgtcctgccacatccagtcatgaatagttTTAACATTTAAACACCCCAATgatagaagagcccagcacatcagtgcaaaagggaGGGCAGAaacattcgcagcaatcttcagtcagaaatgctgagtggatgattaaTCCGGGCTTCCTTCAGTGGCCTTCGGCATCACAGACGTTCAGTCAATCCAATTCATTCCACAAAGAATCAGGAAATGGTTGGAGTCACTGGATAatgcaaaagctatgggccctgactacattctggcaatagtattgaagatttgtgctccagaacttgccacacccctagccaaactgttccagtacagttacaacactggcatctgtccGACAATTtcgaaaattgtccaggtatgccctgtacacgggtacatgtgacaataaaatctgatTTAATCTAAAGCCAAACAGGGACTTACTATCCTATTAGTCTACTCTCGCCTatctgatcatcagtaaagttatGGAAGGTGatatcaacagtgctgtcaagtagcacctgctcagtgacacccagtttgtgtTCTACCAGGATAACTCCACTCCTGCCCTTATTGTAGCCTTGGTtcacacatggacaaaagagctgaattccagaggtgaggtgagagtgacaagcccttgacatcaaggccacattctgCTGTCTGTAACATTAAGGAATCCTAGCAAAACTTTGATTCAATGAGTATTAGGGGGCAGGTCCTCTGCTGGTGGGAGTCACACccgacacataggaagatggttgtggttgttggaagtcagtcatctccgctccaggccatctctgcaggagttcaagaaggcagctcactcccacatTCTGAAGGATAACTGGAGGAGGCAATTAATATATGCCAACGAGGCACCCATGACCCATTCAGTGATATGGTTCTGTCAATTTTGAATTAATGGGTTGCATTTATGGCTGTAGATTGGGGCAAGAATAGCAAGACATGAAACGTAGGAGGCAGGATTTAATGAGGACATCAGGATACCAATATCCATTACCACAGATCTCCGAGAATACGGAAGGAGTTAAGCCTCCACTTGGCAGCACAAGTTCTGCCAATGAGGCTTCCAGCTCCATGGGGGACACTTAACTATAGAGCATCCCCTACTCTGACTGAAAGACTGCCCCAGTGAACTCCATGGAGAGGATGGTAGCAGTAAATTATTCCCATCAATTATTGCTcgagatatttttaaaaacccgaTGTTGAGCATCGTTTGCACAGTTGCATTCCAACTGTCTCTATAGGAATGTGAAGATCAGTAAAGCACAGGATGATATTACATGTTACCTGGGAACAGGGAAAAGTATGGTTCCGCTCTAAAATGGTTCAAATCACATATTGTGTATCGGGCAGACTGATTTACTACTACATTATTCCTCTCCATGGGGTTAAAATAACTACCACCTCCTTGCCCTCAAAACAAAAGCTAACATTTTAGTTCTAAGCTTTTCATACTAACATATGAATTGGAAACAAGAGTAGGCCGTTTGGTTCTTCAAGACTGCTGTGCCATTTGATGAGATTGGATTGTGGCATCAACTTTACTTTCCTGTCCACATCCTATAATCTTTGACCCTGGATTGACAAGGAAATCAATCTAACTCCGTCTTAACTCTCTTCAATAACCCTGTCTCCATTGCTGCGTGGTTGTCGCAACTGCTCCCCACTGTCAACAGTGCTGCAGTGTTCTCTCTCCAGCACTGCATAATGTGGGTTTAACCTCAACCTTTCAGACTGGGAGTTGTAAATACTGCATCTTCTGTCATGAAGTAACTGCCCACTTGATGTCACTGCAGTATTTATTCACGAAATTCTAATCTCTATTCTCTGAGGCTATCCATTATGGGGCTCAGCCCTTTGATCTTTTGTCTTAGTGATACAAAAATTACCTCAGTGTCAAAGTAATCTTGTGAATTGAATGATATTGTAAATATGAAATAAATGTTGTTGTTGTTTAGTTAAACATTCTTGTTTAATAGGTCAGAAATCATGGTGGTTTGGTGGGGGCACAGACCTTACTCCGACATACCTGAATAAGGACGATGCTGTCCATTTTCACAAGACCCTCaaggaggcctgtgacaagcatGATAAAAGTTAttatccaacttttaaaaaatggtgaGTTGAATGGAATGCAGAAgctgtttcatttattttgttttaaggaTTGATTTTTTTAGAATCTCATTCAAATCCATTGAAAATGTCTAATTGCGAAGTTGTGCGAAGTTATCAAGTGCTGTGAGTATATATACATAATTAACAAAGCCTATATAAAGTTGGCCATGTGCAAGAGAATACACTCCATCCATGCACTTTCGAGATCAGCCTCTGGCCTGATTTTCTTccaggcagaggtgggtactgcagatgctaattTTGACCCTGATTTTCTTCCCCCTCTTTAATTGACAGGACGTGTTGGATTGTGCTGTCCTTCACAATAGATGGGCAATTTCTATTATAGCACCTCgcaggttttttttgttactCATGGGATGGTCTATGCTCCTGTACTCTGCGGTTAACCAGAATTTGGTGTAACATAGTGGAGTGACTGTGGGGATTGCATTAAGCAAGAATGTTGAAGATACAGTCATTTGAGGTTTTACAAAGGTGGAAAAGACAAAGTCATAGAATTAATAGAGGTTCAtcgagtccctacagtgtggaagcaggccacttggctcattgagttcacaccaaccctctgaagagcatcccaactagACCCACCCTGTACCCTAtcccaataaccctgcatttcccatggttcatCCACcaagcctatacatccctggacactataggcaatttagcatggccaattaaccgaGCCTGCACATTGGCAGGAAACCGGCGCATTCGAAGGAAAGACACagagcaaatgtgcaaactccacacagtcgcctaaaggtggagttgaacccaggtctgtgtgtagcagcagtgctaagcactgagccaccatgctgcccaatggcACATGCCAACAAACTGGATATCTCTACTAGTGCTAAGGGTGGGAGGGTAAAAAAACATCTTAGAGAAGAAACTGGTAGGTAAACGTGAGGAAAATAGAAACCCATTGTGGAGGGATGAAAAGGCGCTACAGTTATTTGGTTAGAATACAAGTGCCTTAAGTGTGTAGGTTTGACAGCTTTTTGATCTTCGgacaaatatttctttttttcttggtCATGTTATGTTTCAAACTGAGTCACCCTGTTAAAGCTAAAAAGAAAAGGTTGGG is a genomic window of Chiloscyllium plagiosum isolate BGI_BamShark_2017 unplaced genomic scaffold, ASM401019v2 scaf_13011, whole genome shotgun sequence containing:
- the cpox gene encoding oxygen-dependent coproporphyrinogen-III oxidase, mitochondrial; protein product: YTLIIPGGGGISCVLQDSKVFEKAGVNVSVVFGNLSEEAAKQMRSRGKSLKTKDGQLPFCAMGVSSVIHPKNPHIPTIHFNYRYFEIEEADGQKSWWFGGGTDLTPTYLNKDDAVHFHKTLKEACDKHDKSYYPTFKKWCDDYFVIKHRGERRGVGGIFFDDLNSSSAEGLFEFVRSCAKAVVPCYIPIVRKHLHDSYTAEEKAWQQLRRGRYVEFNLVYDRGTKFGLSTPGSRIESILMSLPLTARWEYMHNPAKGTREAEIMEVLRTPKDWVH